CAAGGAGAAGTGGGAGCCTTTAGCTCCTAGCAAAGAAGCTCAGGTTTTTGTTTTGTCTTGATTTGATTCCTCTCGCAACTTTCAATTCTGGGTTCATTAAATAAAGTTGGAACCTTTTGATTGATGCATAATCTTGAAGCTAGATCAGCTCATTGTGGAGATTAGATATTGAACTTTTTTTGTTTGTTTGTTTATTGCCATTGTCAGGAGTTTCATCTGTCGCAAAGATATCACGAGGGTCTTCTAAAGCTGCAAGCTAAAGACTACGAAAAGGCTCGGGAGCTGCTAGAGTCTATCCTTAAGGATCCTATTATAGCTAACTCCAAAGTAAAAAACTTGTTTGATTACTCTCTTTTAATATTGGGAACTGTTTGTTATAACCGAGCAAGTCGTTTGTTTTGCAGGTGGAGACTATCACAAACGATAACCATCTCCATCATCTCAGGTGAAGCTCCATTTATTCTATAAATCATCTAGTTACGTTTGGTTATATGTTTAGTAATTGAAGTTTGAGTATGTTTTGTTTATTAGTATTCTTGTCTCTTTTGCAGATTTTTGGCTCTGAAGAATCTTGCCACTGTATTTCTTGAGCTGGGCTCAAGTCATTACGAGGATGCGTTGAACTGTTACCTTCAAGCTATAGACATAGATGCAAAAGATTCTGTGCTGTGGAACCATCTTGGAACTCTATCCTGCTCTATGGGATTGCTGAGTATTTCACGATGGGCATTTGAACAAGGACTTCTCTGCAGCCCAAATAATTGTACGCACTATTCCTCCCTCTCTCAAACATATACAGAAAGTGTTCTATCACATTATTGAATCCTAGTTGGTCTTATACCTTTTGCAATAGATGTTGAATCTATGATTGCTCTCTGTTACTGGGTTTGCGGACTGTTGCATGTATGCTTCAATCACCCTCCCCTGAAAACTGAATGTGCTAATGTGCAGGGAACTGCATGGAGAAACTTCTAGAAGTTCTCATTGCCATAGGTGATGAAGTTTCCTGTCTTTCAGTTGCAAATCTGATTTTGAGGCACTGGCCATCACATTCTCGTGCTCTTCATGTAAAACATTCTATTGAAGAAACAGATTCAGCACCTTTTGCGCCCAAGGGTATAGATAAGCTTGAACCTCGGCATGTTCGGCTCAAATTTCTTGGTAAAAGAAAGGTGTCTGACAAGAATCAGGACAAGAATGCTGCTTCCAAGAAGTTGAAAAAAAGAGTGCAAGTTAAACTTCCTGAAGCGTCATGGGTGGCACTATTAGATACTCTACTTGGGATAGTGCATCCTCCGTGTGAAACTGTAGGGATATCAGCTGACATACCAATCACCATTGAATTAGATCTTAGTACAGAAGCTGTAATACAGGGTCCGGAAAAGAATAATCATTGTGTGGAACCAGATTCGAGTAATGCGTCTGTTAAGGATTGCAACATTGAAAGAGAAAGTGGTGGTCAGGTTAAAGAAAAAGAGCCTGCGTTTTCTGAAGAACACCCTCAAGAGAGGCGGAGTACTCGGCTTGAACGTCTTCGGAACCAGAAACCTGAGAAGGCAGAGCTAGAGTCTGATAGTAGCAAGGATCCCAGCAGTGACACCCTTCGGTATCTTGAGACTTTTGTCCTTGAAAGTGGATTCAGCAGAGCGTCTGTCGGTTCTCACTGCCTTAACAAACCTGATCCGGTTTCTGAACACACTGTCGTTTCTAATTTTGTGAAGGAAACCTCAGAAAACTATGGTGCTTATCATATGGGTCACTTGCTTCTAGAGTATATTGCAAGTAAATGTGAACATCTGTTGAGTCGTGATGCAGCCTTAAAAGTTTTGGAGTTAGAAAAGCTCACTAGACACTGGGGACTAGATCGGAAACCTGAATGCAGTCTTTTTCTCGCCGAGCTGTACTCTGACCTCGAATCTAAAGGATCAGATATTCCTGAATCCCCATCATGCATGGTAGAAGTGACATACCATCTCTCTAAGATAATTGAATCTGTTTCCCTTGATCTTGCCATCGAATCTACCCCTAATTCCTGGGAGAAAAGTTTTCCCGACTCCTCATCTAAGAGTTGTCAAGGTGATCAGAGTGCTAAGGAGGTGTTAGATTATAATAAAAGATCCTTCTGGGCTCGATATTTCTGGCTGAGTGCACGGTTATCGATATTGGAGGGTAAAAAATCTAAAGCTCTTGAAGAACTTTTCAGGTGTTTGGCATTGCTGGACAAGGAAGGTATTGGAGAATCTCCTGTCTTAGTTCAGCTGCCCCATTGCAGAAGAATTCGAGAGCTGAGCATCGGTAGAGTCATGCATGAAATAAATCTGCTTAAGATTGATGTCTTGCTGGAAAAGACCGTACCTGAGATGATGGAGAAAGAATTATATCGGGAGTGTGTAAAGTTACTTGCATCACTTTTATTTCCAGACAAAGACATCTGGACTGCATCCTCTTTGAAAATGGAAGAAGGGATCTCCTCTACTGAGCTATCAGCACTGGAAGTTTTAATAAAAGCATGCCAGGAGAGTAAGGCTATAGATGTGGAGGTTTATATGAACTGTCATAGAAGAAAGTTGCAAGTACTCTTGGAATCAATTGGTACGGGGGAAGCTTTTTTGACCTCAAATACAAATTTGAGTGAGAATTGGAATCACTTGGTGGCAGAGGAAATCAAGGCAATTCTTCTTTGTATCTCTCAAGTGAAGAACTTCCTTGACCAGTTAGTAGATAACTCTGTAAGTCTAAATTTTTTTTATTTTTATTTTGGCATAGATGCTATGGTTCTCAGAAGATATTTGAAAAGCTAGTTATCTTTGTTTGTTTTGGATATGTGAGACTAATCATGCTAGCACAAGGGTATGCGAGAAATTATACACATGGTCACTAACTTTGTTTGATTTATGAGCTGCATCATCTGCTTGTTCTTGCTTGATATGCTAATTAAAACTTGACAATCCTCAGGCTCTTGTACCGGAGACTAACTTAAAGAGTATATTGTTTTAAATAAAAGTTACATGTCTAATTATTAGGCACTAAAATGTACAATAGATTAATATCTGTAAAGCTTTTTGGTTGTCCTAATATAATAACTTTGTCACCGTTATTAATGCGTATGTCTGATGTGCAGAATGATGTGGTTGCCCCAAGAGATTGTATCGCCGGTATACAATCTATGCTTTTGACGGTCATGTCAAATATCGTGAGGCATTTTCTTTCTAAGAGAGATTCAGATTCTCAAATTGCTGACGATATTGAAGAAGAGCAGAAATCTTGCTTTGTCGATGCAGCTATTGGATTTTGTAAACTTCAACACCTTGATTCTACAATATCTACTAAATACCAAGTAAGTCATGGCTTTCTAGGAGAGTACTTACTATCAGTCATGACACTAAAAGCTATTTTGGTCTGCTTCTTTGTGATATTGGACTTTCTAAAATTTGTTTTCTTTCAGGTTGAGTTGATCATATGTCTCCATGATTTGCTAGCTGAATATGGGCTCTGCTGCGCTGGTAAAAATTGTGCGGGGGAGGAAGGATCTTTTCTCAGATTTGCAATTAAGCATTTATTGGCTGTGGACATGAAAGTCAAATCCGGTATCAACTCCCCGGATGGCCTTGGACATGATATGGGGAAACTATGCAGAACTGATGTGCATGTTGAGAGAAACGAAAACACAAACACTGATTCTAAGAAGGATGAGTCAGAAGGAAAATTTAGTGATAAGGAGAAAGAGGAGTTAGAACAAGAAAACAAAAAGATTCCTGAACACACAGAAGAAGTTGCTGAAGATGAAAAAGATGAACTTGAGTTGCTAATCAATAACGCTTTAGATCAGTGCTTTTTCTGTCTGTATGGTCTAAATCTTAGAGTCGATGGTTCATACCAAGATGAGCTTGCTGCGCACGAAAACACTAGCCGGGGAGATTATCAGACCAAGGAACAATGTGTTGATGTTTTCCAGTACATACTACCGTATGCCAAGGCTTCTTCTGTGAGTGAAATTTCCTCAACTTGGTAGACCCATTTGCATGTGTGTCATAAGTGCGTGCCAAACTATTTATTTTCCTTATACTTGGTGCATAGATATTCAGCGTTAAATCTTTAGTGGGGGGCACTGGAAGCTACCCAGTGTCGGCAGAAGTTCGTGGCTTTCAAGTTTTTTTTTCTGTTTGAGTAAAATATTTCGTTGCAGTCTACTAAAATAGCTGTTCACTAGTACAACTAGGCTCACATGTCAACTGGTGTTTACCAAATAATGCATATAGATTTAAGCATGCATGAGCAACCGACATGACACACAGAAATTGGAATGTGTTGCAAGTTGTGTTCCGTAGATAAGTCATACGTCTTCTTGATTTGTTCTCTGGTAGACTTATAGCATATCCTTCATTGATCTTCCTAAACACCTATTGTAACTCATGTAGCTAAAATCGCTTAGTATCTGGTGTTTGACAAATAAGTTATAAGTATACACTCTTCAACCGTATGACAGTATGGTGATGCTAGCAGTTCTCCATACACAGTCTCTGGTAATCTTATACCTATTTTTCTTGTCTCAGAGAACTGGACTAGTTAAACTCCGGAGAGTCTTGAGAGCAATTAAAAAGCATTTTTCACAACCACCAGATGATCTCCTAGTTGGCAATGTGATAGATACATTCTTAGATGATCCTGATTTATGTGAAGACAAACTCTCATACGAGGCTGGTTCTGAAGGTTTCCTTGAAACCATAACTAAATGTGTAATTCACAGCAAAACCCTCAGCGAGTACAAGGTGTCACTGCTCCACAGGTATAAACCAATCATTTTTTTATGAATTCCTCTTGCCAAAGATAACGTCCATAGTCTGATATCGTTTCAGCTGTCTCTTGAATTATAATATATTGCTGAGCAGAGATGACCATATAAGATGATCCGACTGTTATGTGTATTTTCTATATCTTATTGTGTCTAGAAAGCTTCACATTTTTTATTTTAGTGACAAGCAGAAGCAGAATGAATAACTTTCCTAGAATCTTTTTTCTTGTTCCGTTAAAAATGGTGACCCTCGTAAGAGAAATTTTGGTCACTGCCAAAGAAGAAATATCGAATCATAGATGTTTATAATGTTGGAATACATAAGGATGTTGTTTTAACTTGCTTGCAGTTCCGACCCCTATTTGGATGTCTACCGCAATTTATATTATTTCTTGGCTCAGTCTGAGGAAGTTAGTGCTAGTGATAAATGGCCCGGTTTTGTTCTCACGAAGGAAGGAGAAGAGTTTGTACAGCAGAATGCAAATCTGTTCAAATATGATCTGCTCTATAATCCTCTGCGCTTTGAGAGTTGGGAAAAGCTTGGCAATATTTACGATGAGGCAAGTTCTTTCATTCGCTGTTGGTACTGTAATTCTTATTCGTTTCAACTTGTAGAATGGTATGAGTGGTTCCTTATCGTTAGGTAGCTTTTAGGGATGAGTTATAACCCTAGGATGAGAGAGGGTGGCTATGTGTCTTTCATTGAAGGGTGCTTTACTCATGTATTGATAAATGCTTACATTTACCATTTGTTTTTTCACCTCTATCAGGAAGTAGATTTGTTGCTAAATGATGGGAGTAAGCACATAAATGTCGTGGGATGGAGGAAGAATGCTGCTCTTTCGCAAAGAGTTGAAACAAGCAGAAGAAGAAGCAGACGTTGCCTGCTAATGAGTTTGGCGTTGGCGAATTCACCAGAACAACAGGTTTCATTTGCCACCTTCATAATGCTTAATCACTTACTGGATAACATATAATTAGATGTTGCTGTTACTTTTTCTTCTCCTATCTGTCCTTTTCCTGAAACCTTTTACTCATATTTCTGATGTTAGTATGTTTAACTTGAATTCACTACCTATCATATTTCTGGGTGTAGCTTTAGTAGTCTTTACTAATATGTGAATTTGCATTAAACCTGAAAATACTTTGATATGTAGAGAGTACAAGTTAAAAAGTTTGTTTATATACCTCTTTGTGATACAAAAATTAGCATAAGTTGCAGGAAGTACTTATACAGCTTTGATTTTGATGGAGGAATGGCTTTTTGAAGAGTTGTTAGTTTTGTTTTTTGCAGTATGTTATAATATCCTGTTGCTGTTATTGATATGTTTAAGTGTTGATCCTCTATTGTAGTCTGAGATACATGAGCTGTTGGCGCTGGTATACTATGACAGCCTTCAGAGTGTTGTGCCGTCTTATGATCAGCGGTCTGTGCTACCCTCGAAGGATGCAACGTGGAGAAGATTTTGTGAGAACTCAATGAAGCATTTCAAGAAAGCCTTTGCACATAGGTATAGTTTAGTGTACTGTGTAATGTGTATTCATAGTTTGTTTATTTTGGTATATTACTTAAGAGGCTGTTTATTTTATTTTATTTTACCTATCCTGCACAGACAAGATTGGTCACATGCATTCTACATGGGAAAACTCAGTGAGAAGCTTGGGCACCCGTATGAAATTTCGTTATCCTATTACGAGCAAGCCATGACATTGAATCCGTCTGCAGTAGATCCTGTGTATAGAATGCATGCTTCTCGTTTGAAGCTTCTAAATGCTTGTGGGAAACAGAACTTAGAGGCCTTAAAGGTTTGTTGTTGACAACGCCACACTGTTTCTCTCTCTTTCTGATTTGCAGTACTACAATCGTCGTTTGTTCAACTTGCAACAACAGCATCATGGTTTTAAAAGAAAAAAAAAATCATGCTCAAGTCCAGTCTCCAGCTTAAGCAGTCCACTATTGATTTACTTTTCTGCTTTTGAGGTCCTGAATGGACTGTTTAATTTCCCTATTGACCTTTCAGGTCCTCGTCTCATATTGCTTTGATGAATCTATAAAGGATACTGCTATGGCAATCATTGGTACAACGACTTTTGGATCCTCTCGTCAACTTGAAGAAGGTCAAGATGGCAATTTGGAAGCAAGTTATGCTAAAACTGGAGAGGGATCAATTCAGATGGAAGGGGTATGGCATATGCTCTACAACGACAGCCTTTCTGCACTGGGAACCTGTGTAGAAGGAGATCTGAAACATTTTCATAAGGCGAGATACATGCTTGCTCAAGGGCTGTATAGAAGGGGTGGGAGCAGTGATCTGCAAAGAGCAAAAGAAGAACTTTCCTTTTGTTTCAAATCATCGAGGTCAAGTTTTACAATCAATATGTGGGAGATTGATGGCATGGTTAAAAAGGGAAGGTACAGATACATTCTTACTTGCCCTGCATTTTTTTGAGTTAATTTTTGTACTAAGGGGCTTTAACTCTGGTGACATCATCCCTGATGATTAGAATAACCTTCTGAGAAACATATGTTTCTTCCTTTTCTGTTTAGGCGGAAAACTCCAGGTTTGGCTGGGAACAAGAAGGCTCTTGAAGTTAACCTGCCAGAAAGTTCACGGAAATTCATTACTTGCATCCGCAAATACTTACTGTTCTATTTGAGACTATTGGAGGAAACTGGAGACGTCAACACACTAGAACGAGCATTTAATTCTCTTCGATCAGATAAGAGGGTAAGGAATCAACATTTCTACGAGTCTCTACGTGCTATATGCCTTAATCAAGTTGTCACAAGCTGAACATAGGATAAATGCTAATGTCGTAATCTACAAAACTTTGAACTCAGTTTGCTCTATGCGTTGAAGACCTTGTGCCAGTTGCAATAGGAAGATACATAAATGCACTGGTTGCCTCGATGAGTCGGGTTGAGTCTGGGGGAGCGAAAATCAATCCTGATAGTCAGCTAGAGAAAATATTTTCCCTTTTTATAGAACAAGGAAGCATATGGCCAGACATACGCAATTTCCCTGAAACAAAGGATCCAGAAACCTCAGAGAGGATCTTATACAGGTAATCTATTTTGCATGAGAAATGAATATATATGTCATCGTTTGCCGTTAACATTGATTTTTCCTTTTGCAGATTTCTACACCAATACATTGTATCTCTTGAGCTAGACAACAAGGTTGAGACCCTGGAAACCATAAATGAAAAGATTAGAAAGCGTTTCAAGAATCCAAAGTTGTCTAATAGCTTTTCAGCTAAAGTTGGTAGACATGCTTCTCTTGCTTGGTGTCGAGCTCTGATAACAAGCTTGGCATCAATAACTCCCTTGCAGCAGGTATCCTCAGCGGAAAGTCAAGCAATAAATCCATCATTTGATTTTCTGGAAAACAGACGGGTGCTCTGTGTTGATCTCAAGTCAGGATTCTGGAATTCTTCGTTCGAGAATCCCTCAGAATCTCAAATGCTCGAGGCAAAATGGGGACCTGTTCTGTCCAAGATCAAGAACGTACTCGTTGCCAATAAAGTCTCGGAGGAGAATCTGGAGATGGCTAATTCTTTGCTTAAAAGTTGTTACAGTTACTTCCGAGAAACTGCGTCAGTGACACTTCCTTCTGAAGTCAACCTCTGTTTCACACTGCCTCGGTTAGCGACAGCAGGGAAACTTCTTCCAGGCACAGAAGGAGTTGAAGTCATTGATTTAAGCATCCCGAGGAAGCTTCTTTTGTGGGCTTACACGCTGTTTCATGGACATTGTGGAAGCATCTCTCAGGTCGTGAAATATATGGAAGAAAACACCAAGGTACGAAAAACCAGTCTGTTCACTATTTTAGTCTCAAGTCTTTTACCTGCAAAGAATCGTTTATACCTATTTGTGAAGCCTACTCACCTAGGCTACAACAGTCCTATTGACTTTACGAACTTGTTTTTTATAGAGTTGTTGCTAGATAATGATGTTTTCTAAAAGTTCAATTCATTTACAAACTGTTTATCTTTGCAGCCAAAAATGAAGAGAGGAGCGACAACTTCATCAG
This sequence is a window from Brassica oleracea var. oleracea cultivar TO1000 chromosome C1, BOL, whole genome shotgun sequence. Protein-coding genes within it:
- the LOC106305544 gene encoding calcineurin-binding protein cabin-1 isoform X1, translated to MFSIAAINDTESKEKWEPLAPSKEAQEFHLSQRYHEGLLKLQAKDYEKARELLESILKDPIIANSKVETITNDNHLHHLRFLALKNLATVFLELGSSHYEDALNCYLQAIDIDAKDSVLWNHLGTLSCSMGLLSISRWAFEQGLLCSPNNWNCMEKLLEVLIAIGDEVSCLSVANLILRHWPSHSRALHVKHSIEETDSAPFAPKGIDKLEPRHVRLKFLGKRKVSDKNQDKNAASKKLKKRVQVKLPEASWVALLDTLLGIVHPPCETVGISADIPITIELDLSTEAVIQGPEKNNHCVEPDSSNASVKDCNIERESGGQVKEKEPAFSEEHPQERRSTRLERLRNQKPEKAELESDSSKDPSSDTLRYLETFVLESGFSRASVGSHCLNKPDPVSEHTVVSNFVKETSENYGAYHMGHLLLEYIASKCEHLLSRDAALKVLELEKLTRHWGLDRKPECSLFLAELYSDLESKGSDIPESPSCMVEVTYHLSKIIESVSLDLAIESTPNSWEKSFPDSSSKSCQGDQSAKEVLDYNKRSFWARYFWLSARLSILEGKKSKALEELFRCLALLDKEGIGESPVLVQLPHCRRIRELSIGRVMHEINLLKIDVLLEKTVPEMMEKELYRECVKLLASLLFPDKDIWTASSLKMEEGISSTELSALEVLIKACQESKAIDVEVYMNCHRRKLQVLLESIGTGEAFLTSNTNLSENWNHLVAEEIKAILLCISQVKNFLDQLVDNSNDVVAPRDCIAGIQSMLLTVMSNIVRHFLSKRDSDSQIADDIEEEQKSCFVDAAIGFCKLQHLDSTISTKYQVELIICLHDLLAEYGLCCAGKNCAGEEGSFLRFAIKHLLAVDMKVKSGINSPDGLGHDMGKLCRTDVHVERNENTNTDSKKDESEGKFSDKEKEELEQENKKIPEHTEEVAEDEKDELELLINNALDQCFFCLYGLNLRVDGSYQDELAAHENTSRGDYQTKEQCVDVFQYILPYAKASSRTGLVKLRRVLRAIKKHFSQPPDDLLVGNVIDTFLDDPDLCEDKLSYEAGSEGFLETITKCVIHSKTLSEYKVSLLHSSDPYLDVYRNLYYFLAQSEEVSASDKWPGFVLTKEGEEFVQQNANLFKYDLLYNPLRFESWEKLGNIYDEEVDLLLNDGSKHINVVGWRKNAALSQRVETSRRRSRRCLLMSLALANSPEQQSEIHELLALVYYDSLQSVVPSYDQRSVLPSKDATWRRFCENSMKHFKKAFAHRQDWSHAFYMGKLSEKLGHPYEISLSYYEQAMTLNPSAVDPVYRMHASRLKLLNACGKQNLEALKVLVSYCFDESIKDTAMAIIGTTTFGSSRQLEEGQDGNLEASYAKTGEGSIQMEGVWHMLYNDSLSALGTCVEGDLKHFHKARYMLAQGLYRRGGSSDLQRAKEELSFCFKSSRSSFTINMWEIDGMVKKGRRKTPGLAGNKKALEVNLPESSRKFITCIRKYLLFYLRLLEETGDVNTLERAFNSLRSDKRFALCVEDLVPVAIGRYINALVASMSRVESGGAKINPDSQLEKIFSLFIEQGSIWPDIRNFPETKDPETSERILYRFLHQYIVSLELDNKVETLETINEKIRKRFKNPKLSNSFSAKVGRHASLAWCRALITSLASITPLQQVSSAESQAINPSFDFLENRRVLCVDLKSGFWNSSFENPSESQMLEAKWGPVLSKIKNVLVANKVSEENLEMANSLLKSCYSYFRETASVTLPSEVNLCFTLPRLATAGKLLPGTEGVEVIDLSIPRKLLLWAYTLFHGHCGSISQVVKYMEENTKPKMKRGATTSSVATSVQSGGNNEPEAAPKHVQVMVSDSLGGDSCGSTSAPV
- the LOC106305544 gene encoding calcineurin-binding protein cabin-1 isoform X2, giving the protein MFSIAAINDTESKEKWEPLAPSKEAQEFHLSQRYHEGLLKLQAKDYEKARELLESILKDPIIANSKVETITNDNHLHHLRFLALKNLATVFLELGSSHYEDALNCYLQAIDIDAKDSVLWNHLGTLSCSMGLLSISRWAFEQGLLCSPNNWNCMEKLLEVLIAIGDEVSCLSVANLILRHWPSHSRALHVKHSIEETDSAPFAPKGIDKLEPRHVRLKFLGKRKVSDKNQDKNAASKKLKKRVQVKLPEASWVALLDTLLGIVHPPCETVGISADIPITIELDLSTEAVIQGPEKNNHCVEPDSSNASVKDCNIERESGGQVKEKEPAFSEEHPQERRSTRLERLRNQKPEKAELESDSSKDPSSDTLRYLETFVLESGFSRASVGSHCLNKPDPVSEHTVVSNFVKETSENYGAYHMGHLLLEYIASKCEHLLSRDAALKVLELEKLTRHWGLDRKPECSLFLAELYSDLESKGSDIPESPSCMVEVTYHLSKIIESVSLDLAIESTPNSWEKSFPDSSSKSCQGDQSAKEVLDYNKRSFWARYFWLSARLSILEGKKSKALEELFRCLALLDKEGIGESPVLVQLPHCRRIRELSIGRVMHEINLLKIDVLLEKTVPEMMEKELYRECVKLLASLLFPDKDIWTASSLKMEEGISSTELSALEVLIKACQESKAIDVEVYMNCHRRKLQVLLESIGTGEAFLTSNTNLSENWNHLVAEEIKAILLCISQVKNFLDQLVDNSNDVVAPRDCIAGIQSMLLTVMSNIVRHFLSKRDSDSQIADDIEEEQKSCFVDAAIGFCKLQHLDSTISTKYQVELIICLHDLLAEYGLCCAGKNCAGEEGSFLRFAIKHLLAVDMKVKSGINSPDGLGHDMGKLCRTDVHVERNENTNTDSKKDESEGKFSDKEKEELEQENKKIPEHTEEVAEDEKDELELLINNALDQCFFCLYGLNLRVDGSYQDELAAHENTSRGDYQTKEQCVDVFQYILPYAKASSRTGLVKLRRVLRAIKKHFSQPPDDLLVGNVIDTFLDDPDLCEDKLSYEAGSEGFLETITKCVIHSKTLSEYKVSLLHSSDPYLDVYRNLYYFLAQSEEVSASDKWPGFVLTKEGEEFVQQNANLFKYDLLYNPLRFESWEKLGNIYDEEVDLLLNDGSKHINVVGWRKNAALSQRVETSRRRSRRCLLMSLALANSPEQQSEIHELLALVYYDSLQSVVPSYDQRSVLPSKDATWRRFCENSMKHFKKAFAHRQDWSHAFYMGKLSEKLGHPYEISLSYYEQAMTLNPSAVDPVYRMHASRLKLLNACGKQNLEALKDTAMAIIGTTTFGSSRQLEEGQDGNLEASYAKTGEGSIQMEGVWHMLYNDSLSALGTCVEGDLKHFHKARYMLAQGLYRRGGSSDLQRAKEELSFCFKSSRSSFTINMWEIDGMVKKGRRKTPGLAGNKKALEVNLPESSRKFITCIRKYLLFYLRLLEETGDVNTLERAFNSLRSDKRFALCVEDLVPVAIGRYINALVASMSRVESGGAKINPDSQLEKIFSLFIEQGSIWPDIRNFPETKDPETSERILYRFLHQYIVSLELDNKVETLETINEKIRKRFKNPKLSNSFSAKVGRHASLAWCRALITSLASITPLQQVSSAESQAINPSFDFLENRRVLCVDLKSGFWNSSFENPSESQMLEAKWGPVLSKIKNVLVANKVSEENLEMANSLLKSCYSYFRETASVTLPSEVNLCFTLPRLATAGKLLPGTEGVEVIDLSIPRKLLLWAYTLFHGHCGSISQVVKYMEENTKPKMKRGATTSSVATSVQSGGNNEPEAAPKHVQVMVSDSLGGDSCGSTSAPV